A single genomic interval of Syntrophorhabdaceae bacterium harbors:
- the nikR gene encoding nickel-responsive transcriptional regulator NikR, whose translation MSELVRFGVSLEKTLLDRFDRFIKERNYTNRSEAFRDMIRQELIKKEWVEGDDVAGAITLIYDHHRKDLLNKITDIQHNLQKLIISTQHIHLDHHNCLEIIAVRGNPSEVQRLMGLMKAIKGVKHGTLSMSSTGKEID comes from the coding sequence ATGTCTGAATTGGTACGATTCGGTGTTTCATTAGAAAAGACCTTGCTTGATAGATTTGACCGTTTTATCAAGGAGAGAAACTACACCAACCGCTCTGAGGCATTCAGGGATATGATAAGGCAGGAGCTGATAAAAAAGGAATGGGTTGAAGGCGACGATGTCGCGGGGGCTATAACGCTCATCTACGATCACCACAGGAAAGACCTGCTCAACAAGATCACAGACATTCAGCACAACCTTCAGAAACTGATTATTTCAACACAGCATATACACCTCGATCACCATAATTGCCTTGAAATCATAGCAGTGAGGGGTAATCCGTCAGAGGTGCAGAGGCTGATGGGTCTGATGAAGGCGATAAAGGGCGTAAAGCACGGGACGTTGAGCATGTCGAGCACAGGGAAAGAGATAGACTGA